GGAAACCTAACCCGCCACCATCCGCCGGGCCGCCGCGGTGTGCCGGGCAATCAGCGCCGGCAGATCGACGCCCGGAAGCGCACCGTCCACCACGCGCCAGCTGCCGCCAACCATCACCCGGTCCGCACGGTCCGCCCCGCAGAGCAGCAGGGCCGAGAGCGGATCATGGCTGCCGGAAAAGCGCAGGTCGTCCAGCCGGAACATCGCCAGGTCCGCCTGCCGGCCCGGCGCCAGTTCGCCCACGTCCTTCCGGCCCAGGGCACGTGCCGATCCCCTGGTGGCCCAGCCCAGTGCACGTTCGGGCGTGATGGCTTCGGCGCCGTAGCGCAGCCGCTGCAGATAGAGGGCCTGCCGGGCCTCCAGGATCAGGTTGGAGGCGTCGTTGGAGGCCGAGCCGTCCACTCCCAGCCCTACCGGAGCGCCGGCATCCTCCAGTTCCGCCATCCGGCCGATGCCGCTGGCCAGGCGCATGTTCGACGTCGGGCAGTGCGCCACGGTGGTGCCGGCAGCGCCCAGGCGGGCAATCTCGTCGTCGTTGAAGTGCACACCGTGCGCCAGCCAGGTCCGGTTCCCCAGCCAGCCGACACTCTCCAGGTAATCCACCGTCCGCAGCCCAAACGTCTCCAGGCAGAAGGCCTCCTCGTCCATGGTTTCGGCCAGGTGGGTGTGCAGCCGGACGTCATATTCCTCGGCAAGCGCTGCGCTGTCGCGCATGATGTCCCGGGTCACCGAGAACGGCGAGCAGGGGGCCAGGCCAATCTGGATCACGGCGCCGTCGCCGCGCTCGTGGTAGTCCCGGATCAGCCGCCGGCTGTCCTCGAGAATCACGTCCGGCGCCTGGACCGTGTGCTGCGGCGGCAGGCCGCCGTCGTCCTCCCCCAGCGTCATGGAGCCGCGGGTGAGCATGGCCCGCATGCCCAGTTTCCGGACCACGTCCACCTGCACGTCAATGCCGTCCTCCAGCCCGTCGGGGAAGAGGTAATGATGGTCCGCGGCAGTGGTGCAGCCGGAGAGCAGGAGCTCGGACAGGGCCACGGTGGTGGCCAGCTCCAGATCCGCCGGTGTCAGCCGCGCCCACACCGGATACAGGTTCTTCAACCACGGGAACAGCGGGGTGTTCACCACCGGCGCCCAGGCGCGGGTGAGGGTTTGATAGAAGTGGTGGTGCGTATTGATCAGCCCCGGCAGCAGCACGTGGGCGGAGGCATCAAACACCTCTGCGCAGGGCGCGGCGGGACTCTGCCCGGCGGCCAGCACCTCGGTGATGACCCCGTTCTCAATCACCAGGCCCCCTGCGGCATCCAGCTCATTGGCGGTGAAGGCGGCCAGCGGATTCTTCACCCACAAGCGGCCGCTGCCGGGTGCAGGTGCGGATGAAGCGACAGGTGCGGTTGCGGGTGCGACGGCGGCGGCTGGCATGGAAACAGTCATGGGACATCCTCGGGCATGCAGACCCCTCCCGGGGCCAGCTCAGTGGGCTTGTCTGCTGATCCAAGAGGCCGGGTCCTGCTCCAACCACCCGGCCCGCATGGAGGCCGGGTTTTGCTGCGCCGGTGGCCTAACCGTCCGCACGCGACCACCATACATCCACGGTGACACCCTCCCTTCGAATATGAAGCAGCGGGGTGTCCCGCACGGCGGATTGCCGTGGTAGGCTTCCGTGCAATTACCGAAAACAATTACGGCAGATCTGGTTCCCGGCGGTGCCGAAATTTACATTGTCGTGCTGACATTTATATTTCTTTCCGCCCGCCATAAGGCCCAAAAAATGCCCTAATATGTTTCATCAATGTCATTGTTTGCGGATTTAAGGCCCCTGCCCGGCTACTCCGGCAGGGGGAACTCACCGCTTTGGTTACTGGTTAGCCGGTGGCGGTCAGCCGCCGGCGGGTATCGCTGGAGGGTAGGGGCGCATGCTTGACATGCTTGACGCACTGGCTGCGGCCACGGCGGACGGCTTTCCCTGCGCCGCCGCAACCATCGTCCGCGCGTCCGGATCCGTGCCGCGCCCGGTTGGCACCTCCATGCTCATCCACCAGACCGGCGGGATCACTGGGTCCCTCTCAGGCGGATGCGTGGAAGCCGCTGTGGTTGCCGTGGCCGAGGAGGTCCTCGCTGACGGCCAGCCCCGGGTTGAATCCTTTGGCTACAGCGATACTGATGCCTTCGCCGTCGGGCTCAGCTGCGGCGGCACCCTGGAGGTGCTGATCCAGCTCCTGCACCCCGGCACCTTTCCCGTCATCCCCAAACCGGATGCTCCCTGCGCCCTCGTCCGGCGAATCGATGCCGGAGGCACAGCACAGAACAATGCGGCACAGCTGCTGCTGGTCCCCGACCCGCGCCGCGCCGCCTCGACCGCAGGTTTGCTTGCCGACCACGGGGCAGCGTTGGCTGCGATGCTGGATATGGACCCGGCGCATGCCGCCGCACGGCTGGCCCCTCTGCTGGCGTCCGGCCGCACGGGGATCGTGGAGCTTGGCGGTCCGGTGTTGTTCCTTGAGTCCCGGCTTGCGCCTGCCCGGCTGCTGGTGATCGGCGCCAATGATTTCTCGGCCGCCCTTGCCCGGCAGGGGCGCCTGCTCGGTTACCACGTGACCGTCTGCGATGCCCGGCCCGCCTTCACTGTTCCGGAACGTTTCCCCGCAGCCCATCAAGTGCGGGTGCGGTGGCCGGACCAATACCTGAGAGAGGAAGCCTCGGCGGGACGCCTGGATGCGCGCTCCGTGGTCTGTGTGCTCAGCCATGACGCCAAGTTCGATATCCCGGTGTTGATCGAGGCGCTGCGCCTGGATTTGGGCTATGTCGGCGCCATGGGATCGCGGCGCAGCCACGAACAGCGGATGACCGCGTTACGGGACGCCGGGCTGAGCGCAACTGAGACGGCAAAGCTGCACTCTCCCATCGGACTGGACATCGGGGCCGCGACACCCGAGGAAACCGCACTGTCCGTCTTCGCCGAAATAGTGGCAGCACGTTCCGGTGCCGCCGTCAGCGGGCAGCCCCTGCGCGCGCTCAGCGGCCCCATCCATCCGTTCACCCGCCAGCACGTCAGCCATTGAGGGATTTATCTATGGACATGCCCACCGTTTCCGAACTGGTCCGCACCAGTGACCCCAGCGACTGGCGTCCCGGAGATGCCTGGCTGGCCGGCGGGACCGTGCTCTTCTCCTACGGCAGCGACTCCCTGCAGCGGCTGTTGGACATCACCGCCGCCGGTTGGGAACCGCTGAGCGTGTCCGACGACGGACTCGAGATTGCGGCAACCTGCACCATCGCGGACCTGCACGCCTTTCCCGGCACAGCTCCTGCCGGCGTCCGGGCTGAGTGGCGGGCGCTGGATCTGGTGCAGTTGTGCTGCGATTCCTTTGTGGCTTCCTTCAAAGTCTGGAACGTCTCCACGGTGGGCGGAAACATCTGCACCGGCCTGCCCGCCGGCCCCATGACTGCTCTGACCGCTGCGTTGGACGGCGTTGCGCTGATTCACTCCCCCGGCGGCACGTCCCGCGAAATCCCGGTGGCCGAACTGGTGATCGGTGACGGACGCACTGCCCTGGAGCCCGGAGAACTGCTGCGCAGCGTGACCCTGCCGGCAGCCGTCCTGCGGGCCGGGACCGCGTTCCGCCGGCAGTCGCTGACCAATCTGGGCCGCTCCGGGGTGCTGCTGATCGGCCGGCTGGACGAGGACGGCGGGTTTGTCCTCACCATCACCGCCGCCACGAAGCGTCCGGTCCAGCTTCGATTCCCCTCGCTGCCTACCGCCGTCGAACTCCGGGCGGAACTCAGCGGGCAGATCGACGGCGAACTCTGGCATGACGACGTCCACGGCCTGCCCGAATGGCGGCACTACATGACGGACCGGCTGGCCGAAGAAATCCGGGCCGAGCTGGCCGCATCCCGCTCGAACGCATCTGGGTCGAAGGAGGAGCTGCTGTGACGTATCGGATCAACAAGACCGAGGTGGAGGCCGCGCCCTTCCCCGGCCAGTGTCTGCGCACCTTCCTGCGGGAACAGGGCAATCTGGGCGTCAAAAAGGGCTGCGATGCCGGCGACTGCGGTGCCTGCACCGTCCATGTTGACGGTAAGCCCGTGCACAGCTGCCTCTATCCGGCAGTCCGTGCCGAGGGCCGGGAAATCACCACCATCGAAGGGTTGGCCAATGGGGAGGAACTGCATCCCATGCAGCAGCAGTTCCTGGACGCACAGGGCTTCCAATGCGGTTTTTGCACCGCCGGCATGGTGATGACCGCTGCTGCGTTCGACGAGGAGCAGAAAGAGAACCTGCCCCGGAATCTCAAGGGCAACCTCTGCCGATGCACCGGCTACCGCGCCATCGGGGACGCAGTCTGCGGGCACCGCACTGTGGATGTCC
This genomic interval from Arthrobacter sunyaminii contains the following:
- a CDS encoding 8-oxoguanine deaminase — translated: MTVSMPAAAVAPATAPVASSAPAPGSGRLWVKNPLAAFTANELDAAGGLVIENGVITEVLAAGQSPAAPCAEVFDASAHVLLPGLINTHHHFYQTLTRAWAPVVNTPLFPWLKNLYPVWARLTPADLELATTVALSELLLSGCTTAADHHYLFPDGLEDGIDVQVDVVRKLGMRAMLTRGSMTLGEDDGGLPPQHTVQAPDVILEDSRRLIRDYHERGDGAVIQIGLAPCSPFSVTRDIMRDSAALAEEYDVRLHTHLAETMDEEAFCLETFGLRTVDYLESVGWLGNRTWLAHGVHFNDDEIARLGAAGTTVAHCPTSNMRLASGIGRMAELEDAGAPVGLGVDGSASNDASNLILEARQALYLQRLRYGAEAITPERALGWATRGSARALGRKDVGELAPGRQADLAMFRLDDLRFSGSHDPLSALLLCGADRADRVMVGGSWRVVDGALPGVDLPALIARHTAAARRMVAG
- a CDS encoding XdhC family protein, yielding MLDMLDALAAATADGFPCAAATIVRASGSVPRPVGTSMLIHQTGGITGSLSGGCVEAAVVAVAEEVLADGQPRVESFGYSDTDAFAVGLSCGGTLEVLIQLLHPGTFPVIPKPDAPCALVRRIDAGGTAQNNAAQLLLVPDPRRAASTAGLLADHGAALAAMLDMDPAHAAARLAPLLASGRTGIVELGGPVLFLESRLAPARLLVIGANDFSAALARQGRLLGYHVTVCDARPAFTVPERFPAAHQVRVRWPDQYLREEASAGRLDARSVVCVLSHDAKFDIPVLIEALRLDLGYVGAMGSRRSHEQRMTALRDAGLSATETAKLHSPIGLDIGAATPEETALSVFAEIVAARSGAAVSGQPLRALSGPIHPFTRQHVSH
- a CDS encoding FAD binding domain-containing protein: MDMPTVSELVRTSDPSDWRPGDAWLAGGTVLFSYGSDSLQRLLDITAAGWEPLSVSDDGLEIAATCTIADLHAFPGTAPAGVRAEWRALDLVQLCCDSFVASFKVWNVSTVGGNICTGLPAGPMTALTAALDGVALIHSPGGTSREIPVAELVIGDGRTALEPGELLRSVTLPAAVLRAGTAFRRQSLTNLGRSGVLLIGRLDEDGGFVLTITAATKRPVQLRFPSLPTAVELRAELSGQIDGELWHDDVHGLPEWRHYMTDRLAEEIRAELAASRSNASGSKEELL